The proteins below are encoded in one region of Salmo salar chromosome ssa02, Ssal_v3.1, whole genome shotgun sequence:
- the LOC106578317 gene encoding uncharacterized protein isoform X3: protein MVTAGVFLGPVASCFCTSFHNTMSPLMWIEMMLILSQASGTSGVDWKADYPKVVLTKMGEDVTIPCNVTYPPSPSKELVQAYWKRQGKIKLTINDNDKNEFLYHPINTFVIKSFQNRTNLTGNVTKGNCSLNIKGIEEGDMGNFYYLRIATGANNFSFINQLVSIQISESKLQRRKMTPKFLLQRSSMSPSMATSRVQAIRWTVWIKWTVYMQMWIMQNSDEAASQISALLNNTC, encoded by the exons ATGAGCCCATTGATGTGGATTGAGATGATGCTCATTTTGTCTCAGGCCTCTGGCACTAGTG GTGTGGATTGGAAAGCTGATTACCCGAAGGTTGTTTTGACCAAAATGGGAGAAGATGTGACCATACCATGCAATGTTACCTATCCCCCGTCCCCATCTAAAGAGCTTGTCCAGGCCTACTGGAAACGCCAGGGGAAAATTAAACTAACCATAAATGATAATGACAAGAATGAATTCCTCTATCACCCCATCAACACATTCGTCATCAAGAGTTTTCAGAACAGGACCAACCTGACAGGAAATGTCACTAAGGGAAACTGCTCCCTGAACATCAAGGGAATTGAAGAAGGCGACATGGGGAACTTCTACTACTTGAGAATTGCCACTGGAGCCAATAACTTCAGTTTTATTAATCAACTTGTCTCCATTCAAATATCTG AGTCAAAACTACAAAGAAGAAAGATGACACCCAAATTCCTCCTCCAAAGGTCATCGATGAGCCCGTCTATGGCAACGTCCAG GGTCCAGGCGATCCGATGGACAGTATGGATCAAATGGACAGTGTATATGCAAATGTGGATCATGCAAAACAGTGATGAAGCTGCATCTCAGATATCAGCACTGCTTAATAATACTtgttga
- the LOC106578317 gene encoding uncharacterized protein isoform X2: MVTAGVFLGPVASCFCTSFHNTMSPLMWIEMMLILSQASGTSGVDWKADYPKVVLTKMGEDVTIPCNVTYPPSPSKELVQAYWKRQGKIKLTINDNDKNEFLYHPINTFVIKSFQNRTNLTGNVTKGNCSLNIKGIEEGDMGNFYYLRIATGANNFSFINQLVSIQISVFEDALSTTTYIATTVPVVAVLLVAVLGSVWFFKYRKRVKTTKKKDDTQIPPPKVIDEPVYGNVQGPGDPMDSMDQMDSVYANVDHAKQ; the protein is encoded by the exons ATGAGCCCATTGATGTGGATTGAGATGATGCTCATTTTGTCTCAGGCCTCTGGCACTAGTG GTGTGGATTGGAAAGCTGATTACCCGAAGGTTGTTTTGACCAAAATGGGAGAAGATGTGACCATACCATGCAATGTTACCTATCCCCCGTCCCCATCTAAAGAGCTTGTCCAGGCCTACTGGAAACGCCAGGGGAAAATTAAACTAACCATAAATGATAATGACAAGAATGAATTCCTCTATCACCCCATCAACACATTCGTCATCAAGAGTTTTCAGAACAGGACCAACCTGACAGGAAATGTCACTAAGGGAAACTGCTCCCTGAACATCAAGGGAATTGAAGAAGGCGACATGGGGAACTTCTACTACTTGAGAATTGCCACTGGAGCCAATAACTTCAGTTTTATTAATCAACTTGTCTCCATTCAAATATCTG TGTTTGAGGACGCACTATCCACGACCACATATATTGCCACCACGGTCCCAGTGGTTGCAGTTCTACTGGTTGCTGTATTGGGAAGTGTTTGGTTCTTCAAGTACAGGAAAAG AGTCAAAACTACAAAGAAGAAAGATGACACCCAAATTCCTCCTCCAAAGGTCATCGATGAGCCCGTCTATGGCAACGTCCAG GGTCCAGGCGATCCGATGGACAGTATGGATCAAATGGACAGTGTATATGCAAATGTGGATCATGCAAAACAGTGA
- the LOC106578317 gene encoding uncharacterized protein isoform X1, with translation MVTAGVFLGPVASCFCTSFHNTMSPLMWIEMMLILSQASGTSGVDWKADYPKVVLTKMGEDVTIPCNVTYPPSPSKELVQAYWKRQGKIKLTINDNDKNEFLYHPINTFVIKSFQNRTNLTGNVTKGNCSLNIKGIEEGDMGNFYYLRIATGANNFSFINQLVSIQISVFEDALSTTTYIATTVPVVAVLLVAVLGSVWFFKYRKRSRGVTKQESGYYANFTMTTPTTKPERVKTTKKKDDTQIPPPKVIDEPVYGNVQGPGDPMDSMDQMDSVYANVDHAKQ, from the exons ATGAGCCCATTGATGTGGATTGAGATGATGCTCATTTTGTCTCAGGCCTCTGGCACTAGTG GTGTGGATTGGAAAGCTGATTACCCGAAGGTTGTTTTGACCAAAATGGGAGAAGATGTGACCATACCATGCAATGTTACCTATCCCCCGTCCCCATCTAAAGAGCTTGTCCAGGCCTACTGGAAACGCCAGGGGAAAATTAAACTAACCATAAATGATAATGACAAGAATGAATTCCTCTATCACCCCATCAACACATTCGTCATCAAGAGTTTTCAGAACAGGACCAACCTGACAGGAAATGTCACTAAGGGAAACTGCTCCCTGAACATCAAGGGAATTGAAGAAGGCGACATGGGGAACTTCTACTACTTGAGAATTGCCACTGGAGCCAATAACTTCAGTTTTATTAATCAACTTGTCTCCATTCAAATATCTG TGTTTGAGGACGCACTATCCACGACCACATATATTGCCACCACGGTCCCAGTGGTTGCAGTTCTACTGGTTGCTGTATTGGGAAGTGTTTGGTTCTTCAAGTACAGGAAAAG GTCCAGGGGTGTCACTAAGCAAGAGTCTGGATATTATGCTAATTTCACCATGACAACTCCAACGACCAAACCTGAAAG AGTCAAAACTACAAAGAAGAAAGATGACACCCAAATTCCTCCTCCAAAGGTCATCGATGAGCCCGTCTATGGCAACGTCCAG GGTCCAGGCGATCCGATGGACAGTATGGATCAAATGGACAGTGTATATGCAAATGTGGATCATGCAAAACAGTGA